In a single window of the Kiloniellales bacterium genome:
- a CDS encoding L-iditol 2-dehydrogenase — MRLDGKRAIVTGGARGIGRAIAAGFLAEGAEVFVADLDGAAATETARAVGDRAAGLTLDVTDRASIDAMVEAVSGSGPIDILVNNAAVFDMAPIVEITEQSYDRVFGVNVKGLLFTLQAAAKQMIAQGRGGKIINMASQAGRRGEALVAVYCASKAAVISLTQSAGLDLIRYRINVNGISPGVVDTPMWDEVDALFARYEGRAIGEKKRLVGEAVPFGRMGRPEDHVGAAVFLASAESDYVVAQTFNVDGGNWMS; from the coding sequence ATGAGGCTCGACGGCAAACGGGCGATCGTCACCGGCGGTGCGCGGGGGATCGGCCGCGCCATCGCCGCCGGCTTTCTCGCCGAGGGCGCCGAGGTCTTCGTCGCCGATCTCGACGGCGCCGCCGCTACCGAGACCGCCCGCGCCGTCGGCGACAGGGCCGCGGGCCTCACCCTCGACGTCACCGACCGGGCCTCGATCGACGCGATGGTCGAGGCCGTGTCCGGAAGCGGGCCGATCGACATCCTGGTCAACAACGCGGCGGTCTTCGACATGGCGCCGATCGTCGAGATCACCGAGCAGAGCTACGACCGTGTCTTCGGGGTCAACGTCAAGGGCCTGCTGTTCACCCTGCAGGCGGCCGCCAAGCAGATGATCGCCCAGGGCCGCGGCGGCAAGATCATCAACATGGCCTCCCAGGCGGGACGTCGCGGCGAGGCCCTGGTCGCCGTCTACTGCGCCAGCAAGGCGGCGGTGATCAGCCTGACCCAGTCGGCCGGCCTGGACCTGATCCGGTACCGGATCAACGTCAACGGGATCTCGCCGGGCGTGGTCGACACGCCGATGTGGGACGAGGTCGATGCGCTCTTCGCCAGGTACGAGGGGCGCGCGATCGGCGAGAAGAAGCGGCTGGTCGGCGAGGCCGTGCCCTTCGGCCGCATGGGGCGGCCGGAGGACCACGTCGGCGCCGCGGTCTTCCTGGCCTCGGCGGAGAGCGACTACGTGGTCGCCCAGACCTTCAACGTCGACGGCGGCAATTGGATGAGCTGA
- a CDS encoding carbohydrate ABC transporter permease has product MTRKTRHKLIVTGLAWLVSALLFFPIFWMLLTGFKTEVEAVSTPPSLFFEPTLENYAAVQQRADYVKFALNSTVISLGATLLALLLAVPAAYAMAFYPSRRTRGTLLWMLSTKMLPPVGVLVPIYLIFRDLGLIDTHLGLILVYALMNLPIVIWMLFTFFKEVPKDILEAGRMDGARPRQELLFLLMPLALPGIASTALLSIILCWNEAFWSLNLTTSDAAPLTAFIASFSAPEGLFWAKLSAASSLAIAPILIFGWMSQRQLVRGLTFGAVK; this is encoded by the coding sequence ATGACCCGCAAGACCCGCCACAAGCTGATCGTCACAGGTCTGGCCTGGTTGGTCTCGGCGCTGCTCTTCTTCCCGATCTTCTGGATGCTGCTGACCGGCTTCAAGACCGAGGTCGAGGCCGTCTCGACCCCTCCTTCCCTGTTCTTCGAGCCGACCCTGGAGAATTACGCCGCGGTCCAGCAGCGCGCCGACTACGTCAAGTTCGCCCTCAACTCCACTGTCATCTCCCTGGGCGCGACCCTGCTGGCGCTGCTCCTCGCCGTGCCGGCCGCCTATGCCATGGCCTTCTATCCCAGCCGCCGGACCCGGGGCACCCTGCTGTGGATGCTCTCGACCAAGATGCTGCCGCCGGTCGGCGTGCTGGTGCCGATCTACCTGATCTTTCGCGACCTCGGTTTGATCGACACCCACCTCGGACTTATCCTGGTCTACGCGCTGATGAACCTGCCGATCGTGATCTGGATGCTCTTCACCTTCTTCAAGGAGGTGCCGAAGGACATCCTCGAGGCCGGCCGCATGGACGGCGCCCGGCCGCGGCAGGAGCTGCTCTTCCTGCTGATGCCGTTGGCGCTGCCAGGCATCGCCTCGACCGCCCTGCTGTCGATCATCCTCTGCTGGAATGAGGCCTTCTGGAGTCTCAACCTGACGACCTCGGATGCCGCACCCCTCACCGCCTTCATCGCCTCCTTCTCGGCGCCTGAAGGCTTGTTCTGGGCCAAGCTCTCGGCCGCCTCCAGCCTGGCCATCGCGCCGATCCTGATCTTCGGCTGGATGAGCCAGCGCCAGCTGGTACGCGGCCTGACCTTCGGTGCCGTGAAGTAG
- a CDS encoding SDR family NAD(P)-dependent oxidoreductase translates to MIRYDFSGQVAVVTGGAQGIGKAIAEGLGRFGAVVRVWDLEAPESEDLIGQRVDVTDPDGIAAARDGLLAEQGRIDILVNCAGIAGSTRPVVETDPAEWRRVVEVNLFGVYHVSRLVVPVMQTVGRGRIVNVASLAGKEGTPNASAYSAAKAGVIAFTKSLGKELAATNIRVNAIAPAAVKTAILDQMAPAHVETMIAKSPMQRLGRVEEVAALTLWLCSEACSFNSGAVFDLSGGRATY, encoded by the coding sequence TTGATCAGATACGATTTCTCCGGTCAGGTGGCCGTCGTCACCGGCGGGGCGCAGGGCATCGGCAAGGCCATCGCCGAGGGCCTCGGCCGCTTCGGCGCCGTAGTGCGGGTCTGGGACCTCGAGGCGCCGGAGTCCGAGGACCTGATCGGGCAGCGGGTCGACGTGACCGATCCCGACGGCATTGCCGCGGCGCGCGACGGCCTTCTGGCGGAGCAGGGCCGGATCGACATCCTGGTCAACTGCGCCGGCATCGCCGGCTCGACCCGGCCGGTGGTGGAGACCGATCCGGCGGAGTGGCGCCGGGTGGTCGAGGTCAACCTCTTCGGCGTCTATCACGTCAGCCGCCTGGTCGTGCCGGTCATGCAGACGGTCGGGCGGGGCCGGATCGTCAACGTCGCCTCCCTGGCGGGCAAGGAAGGCACGCCCAACGCCTCGGCCTACAGCGCCGCCAAGGCGGGGGTCATCGCCTTCACCAAGTCCCTGGGCAAGGAGCTGGCGGCGACCAATATCCGGGTCAACGCCATCGCGCCCGCGGCCGTGAAGACCGCGATCCTCGATCAGATGGCGCCGGCCCACGTCGAGACCATGATCGCCAAGAGCCCGATGCAGCGCCTGGGCAGGGTCGAGGAGGTAGCAGCGCTCACCCTTTGGCTCTGCTCCGAGGCCTGTAGCTTCAACAGCGGCGCGGTTTTCGACCTCTCCGGCGGCCGCGCGACCTACTGA
- a CDS encoding sugar ABC transporter substrate-binding protein: MKKATTTCAFLAGLLAAALPAQAEKITIATVNNSDMIIMQKLSPQWEKDSGHELEWVVLEENVLRQRVTTDIATKGGQFDIITIGAYEAPIWGRQNWLVQLDDFGDDYDYEDIFEGVRNGLSADGKLYAVPFYAESSFTFYRKDLFEAAGLTMPDQPTYAQFLDFAKKLHKPDKQQYGVCLRGKPGWGENMAFVGTLVNTFGGRWFDMDWKPQLTSEPWKKAINYYVDILNNYGPPGASSNGHNENRALFASGNCAMWVDATSAAGYIYNPSESKVADKTSFAKAPVEATENGAGWFWAWALAIPASSQKVAAAKDFMKWATSKDYVKLVGETEGWVAAPPGTRKSTYDNPAYIKAAPFAEFTVGSILAADPSKPTKDPVPYTGIQFVAIPEFQGIGTQVGQSVAAALSGQMSVDQALETAQRATERTMKQAGYPK; encoded by the coding sequence ATGAAAAAAGCAACAACGACCTGCGCGTTCCTGGCCGGCCTGCTGGCCGCCGCCCTGCCCGCGCAGGCCGAAAAGATCACCATCGCCACGGTCAACAACTCCGACATGATCATCATGCAGAAGCTCTCTCCCCAGTGGGAGAAGGACAGCGGCCATGAGCTGGAATGGGTGGTCCTGGAGGAGAACGTCCTGCGCCAGCGGGTGACCACCGACATCGCGACCAAGGGCGGACAGTTCGACATCATCACCATCGGCGCCTACGAGGCTCCGATCTGGGGCCGGCAGAACTGGCTGGTCCAGCTCGACGACTTCGGCGACGACTACGACTACGAGGACATCTTCGAGGGCGTGCGCAACGGCCTCTCCGCGGACGGCAAGCTCTACGCCGTGCCCTTCTACGCCGAGAGCTCCTTCACCTTCTACCGCAAGGACCTCTTCGAGGCCGCCGGCCTGACCATGCCGGACCAGCCGACCTACGCGCAGTTCCTGGACTTCGCCAAGAAGCTGCATAAACCGGACAAGCAGCAGTACGGCGTTTGCCTCCGCGGCAAGCCGGGCTGGGGCGAGAACATGGCCTTCGTCGGCACCCTGGTGAACACCTTCGGCGGCCGCTGGTTCGACATGGACTGGAAGCCGCAGCTGACCTCCGAGCCCTGGAAGAAGGCGATCAACTACTACGTCGACATCCTCAACAACTATGGCCCGCCGGGCGCCAGCTCCAACGGCCACAACGAGAACCGCGCCCTCTTCGCCAGCGGCAACTGCGCGATGTGGGTCGATGCGACCTCGGCCGCCGGCTACATCTACAATCCCTCAGAGAGCAAGGTTGCGGACAAGACCAGCTTCGCCAAGGCGCCGGTCGAGGCGACCGAGAACGGCGCCGGCTGGTTCTGGGCCTGGGCGCTCGCGATCCCGGCAAGCTCCCAGAAGGTTGCGGCGGCGAAAGACTTCATGAAGTGGGCGACCTCCAAGGACTACGTCAAGCTGGTCGGCGAGACCGAGGGCTGGGTCGCCGCACCGCCGGGCACGAGAAAATCGACCTACGATAATCCAGCCTACATCAAGGCGGCGCCCTTCGCAGAGTTCACGGTCGGCTCGATCCTGGCCGCCGATCCTTCGAAACCGACCAAGGATCCGGTGCCCTATACCGGCATCCAATTCGTCGCCATTCCGGAGTTTCAGGGAATCGGCACCCAGGTCGGTCAGTCGGTCGCGGCCGCCCTCTCCGGTCAGATGTCGGTCGATCAGGCGCTGGAGACCGCGCAACGGGCGACCGAGCGGACCATGAAGCAGGCCGGCTACCCGAAATGA
- the ugpC gene encoding sn-glycerol-3-phosphate ABC transporter ATP-binding protein UgpC, producing the protein MAQLTLQGLRKTYGDLEVIKGVDLEIEDGAFVVFVGPSGCGKSTLLRMVAGLEDISEGEIRIDGERVNDIPPDGRGLAMVFQSYALYPHMTVADNLGFALRLAGVAKAERTEKVRAAARTLQLEDYLERKPRELSGGQRQRVAIGRAIVRQPRAFLFDEPLSNLDAALRVQMRLEISELHQSLKTTMIYVTHDQVEAMTMAEKIVVLNGGEIEQSGTPLELYNAPANLFVAGFIGSPRMNLIEGAAAAEFGAATIGIRPEHLTLSREAGKWRGTAGVAEHLGSDTFIHVEAEGTGPITVRTPGEFALSHGEAVFVSPDPTRLHRFDPEGKALAR; encoded by the coding sequence GTGGCACAGCTCACCCTGCAAGGCTTGCGCAAGACCTACGGCGACCTCGAGGTGATCAAGGGCGTCGACCTGGAGATCGAGGACGGCGCCTTCGTGGTCTTCGTCGGCCCCTCGGGCTGCGGCAAGTCGACCCTGCTGCGCATGGTCGCCGGCCTCGAGGACATCTCCGAAGGCGAGATCCGGATCGACGGCGAGCGGGTCAACGACATACCGCCGGACGGCCGCGGCCTGGCCATGGTCTTCCAGTCCTACGCCCTCTACCCGCACATGACCGTGGCCGACAACCTTGGCTTCGCCCTGCGCCTGGCCGGCGTCGCCAAGGCCGAGCGGACGGAGAAGGTCCGGGCCGCCGCGCGCACCCTGCAGTTGGAGGACTACCTCGAGCGCAAGCCCCGCGAGCTCTCCGGCGGCCAGCGGCAGCGCGTCGCCATCGGCCGCGCCATCGTGCGCCAGCCCCGCGCCTTCCTCTTCGACGAGCCCCTGTCGAACCTCGATGCCGCGCTCCGGGTGCAGATGCGCCTGGAGATCAGCGAGCTGCACCAGTCGCTCAAGACCACGATGATCTACGTCACCCACGACCAGGTCGAAGCCATGACTATGGCCGAGAAGATCGTGGTCCTGAACGGCGGCGAGATCGAGCAAAGCGGTACCCCACTGGAGCTCTACAACGCGCCGGCCAATCTCTTTGTCGCCGGCTTCATTGGCTCGCCCCGGATGAACCTGATCGAGGGTGCGGCGGCGGCGGAGTTCGGCGCCGCGACGATCGGAATCCGCCCTGAGCATCTGACGCTCTCGCGCGAGGCTGGCAAGTGGCGGGGCACCGCCGGAGTTGCGGAGCACCTGGGCTCCGACACCTTCATCCATGTCGAGGCGGAAGGAACCGGCCCGATCACGGTCCGGACTCCCGGCGAGTTCGCGCTCAGCCATGGCGAGGCGGTCTTCGTCAGCCCGGACCCGACACGCCTGCACCGCTTCGACCCGGAGGGAAAGGCCCTGGCCCGATGA
- a CDS encoding sugar ABC transporter permease, with protein MLRTTAIGTQRSVRTLPLLAPSVGALLLWMLVPLGMTLWFSFQRYNLLNPLMTGFAGWENYVFLLEDPALLPVLWNTLLLVGGVLLITVVSGILLAVLFDQDFWGRPVARLLAIAPFFVMPTVSALVWKNMLMHPVNGLFAAITNALGLGTIDWFADLPLTSIVIIVAWQWIPFATLILLTAIQSLDHEQKEAARMDGARPLAMFFFIILPHLGRAISVVVMIQTIFFLTVFAEIFVTTSGGPGLASTNLAFLIYIRALLEFDVGGASAGGVVAIILANVVAVFLIRTIARGLET; from the coding sequence ATGCTTCGAACCACGGCGATAGGCACGCAACGCAGCGTCAGGACCCTACCGCTCTTGGCGCCTTCGGTCGGCGCGTTGCTGCTCTGGATGCTGGTGCCGCTGGGCATGACGCTCTGGTTCTCCTTCCAGCGCTACAACCTTCTCAATCCGCTGATGACCGGCTTCGCGGGCTGGGAGAACTACGTCTTCCTGCTGGAGGATCCGGCGCTCCTCCCCGTGCTGTGGAACACCCTGCTGCTCGTCGGCGGCGTGCTGCTGATCACGGTGGTCAGCGGCATCCTGCTGGCGGTCCTTTTCGACCAGGACTTCTGGGGCCGTCCGGTGGCGCGCCTGCTGGCCATCGCGCCCTTCTTCGTCATGCCGACGGTCAGCGCCCTGGTCTGGAAGAACATGCTGATGCACCCGGTCAACGGGCTTTTCGCGGCGATCACCAACGCCCTGGGTCTCGGCACCATCGACTGGTTCGCCGACCTGCCGCTGACCTCGATCGTCATCATCGTTGCCTGGCAGTGGATCCCCTTTGCGACCCTGATCCTCTTGACCGCGATCCAGTCCCTGGACCACGAGCAGAAGGAGGCCGCGCGCATGGACGGCGCCAGGCCCCTCGCCATGTTCTTCTTCATCATCCTGCCGCACCTCGGCCGCGCGATCAGCGTCGTGGTCATGATCCAGACCATCTTCTTCCTGACGGTCTTCGCCGAGATCTTCGTGACCACCTCGGGCGGGCCGGGCCTGGCGAGCACCAACCTCGCCTTCCTGATCTACATCCGGGCGCTGCTGGAGTTCGACGTCGGCGGCGCTTCCGCCGGCGGAGTCGTCGCCATCATCCTGGCCAACGTCGTCGCGGTCTTTCTGATTCGCACGATCGCGCGCGGCCTGGAGACTTGA
- a CDS encoding CinA family nicotinamide mononucleotide deamidase-related protein: protein MRCEVVAIGTELLLGQIVDTNSSWIGEQLALAGIDSHFQVKVGDNFARMEAALRQALERSDAVICCGGLGPTQDDITREVVAGIMGVEMRRDEAIVEKIRVMFESRGRVMADNNRRQADVPLGATVIPQMPGTAPGLICPVGDKVIYALPGVPYELQEMMRETVLPDLRRRSGQTAVIRSRVLRTWGQSESGLAEILAARVEELDGPGNPTLAFQASGIEGIKVRITVKARDEAAAEKILTAEEGVIREALGDIVFGVDGETMEHVVIEMLRARGQGFAVAESLTGGLMALRLSEIDPAMAVFRGARIAPAEDSDTAGEDRALAAARAVREAFGSDFGLAALLVAGGDDGPSKTVALAISSAEAEQATSIALPGDRRRLRSFAVISLLNYLRLTLSRN, encoded by the coding sequence GTGCGCTGCGAAGTCGTTGCCATCGGCACCGAGCTGCTGCTCGGCCAGATCGTCGACACCAATTCGTCCTGGATCGGCGAGCAACTGGCCCTGGCCGGCATCGACTCCCACTTCCAGGTCAAGGTCGGCGACAACTTCGCGCGCATGGAGGCGGCGCTGCGCCAGGCGCTTGAGCGCAGCGACGCGGTGATCTGCTGCGGCGGCCTGGGACCGACCCAGGACGACATCACCCGCGAGGTCGTCGCCGGGATCATGGGCGTCGAGATGCGGCGCGACGAAGCCATCGTCGAGAAGATCCGGGTCATGTTCGAATCACGCGGCCGGGTCATGGCCGACAACAACCGCCGCCAGGCCGACGTGCCTCTGGGCGCGACGGTGATCCCGCAGATGCCCGGCACGGCGCCCGGGTTGATCTGCCCGGTCGGCGACAAAGTGATCTACGCCCTGCCCGGCGTGCCCTACGAGCTGCAGGAGATGATGCGCGAGACGGTGCTGCCGGACCTGCGCCGACGCTCGGGCCAGACCGCGGTGATCCGCAGCCGGGTCCTGCGAACCTGGGGCCAGAGCGAGTCCGGCCTGGCCGAGATCCTGGCCGCGCGGGTCGAGGAACTGGACGGCCCCGGCAACCCGACCCTCGCCTTCCAGGCCAGCGGCATCGAGGGCATCAAGGTCCGGATCACGGTCAAGGCCAGGGACGAAGCCGCGGCCGAAAAGATCCTGACGGCGGAAGAAGGGGTGATCCGGGAGGCCCTGGGCGACATCGTCTTCGGCGTCGACGGCGAGACCATGGAGCACGTGGTCATCGAGATGCTGCGCGCGCGCGGTCAGGGCTTCGCCGTGGCCGAGAGCCTGACCGGCGGCCTCATGGCCCTGCGCCTGAGCGAGATCGACCCAGCGATGGCGGTCTTCCGCGGCGCCCGTATCGCGCCGGCGGAGGACAGCGACACGGCCGGCGAAGACCGGGCGCTCGCCGCCGCCCGCGCTGTCCGCGAGGCCTTCGGCAGCGACTTCGGCCTCGCCGCCCTTCTCGTCGCAGGCGGCGACGACGGGCCGAGCAAGACCGTCGCACTGGCGATCTCGAGCGCCGAGGCGGAACAGGCGACCAGCATCGCCCTGCCCGGCGACCGCCGCCGCCTGCGCAGCTTCGCGGTGATCAGCCTCTTGAACTACCTGCGGCTGACCCTGTCGCGCAACTGA
- the dhaK gene encoding dihydroxyacetone kinase subunit DhaK: MKKLINAVDDVLNDSLSGFGTAHGDLVRVSLAPKFVTRAGGASQGKVALVSGGGSGHEPLHAGFVGKGMLDAACPGEVFTSPTPDQMLAAAQAVDGGAGVLFVVKNYSGDVMNFEMAAEMLDGEVATVLTNDDVAVEDSLYTQGRRGVAGTVVVEKIVGAAAEDGADLAACQALGARVNTATGSMGVALTSCTVPAAGKPTFELGEGEMEMGVGIHGEPGRRRVALASAEEIAAEMVGAISEALAPKNGERVLLFVNGMGGTPLMELYLVYQAAATLCRDRGLTIARSLVGNYCTSLDMAGCSITLTRLDDEMLRLWDAPVHTAALRWGA, from the coding sequence ATGAAGAAGCTGATCAACGCCGTCGACGACGTCCTGAACGACAGCCTCAGCGGCTTCGGTACCGCCCACGGCGACCTGGTCAGGGTCAGCCTGGCGCCGAAGTTCGTGACCCGCGCCGGCGGCGCCAGCCAGGGCAAGGTCGCCCTGGTCTCCGGCGGCGGCTCCGGGCACGAGCCGTTGCACGCCGGCTTCGTCGGCAAGGGCATGCTGGATGCCGCCTGCCCCGGCGAGGTCTTTACCTCGCCGACCCCGGACCAGATGCTGGCGGCCGCCCAGGCGGTCGATGGCGGCGCCGGCGTCCTCTTCGTCGTGAAGAACTACTCCGGCGACGTGATGAACTTCGAGATGGCCGCCGAGATGCTCGACGGCGAGGTCGCGACGGTGCTGACCAACGACGACGTCGCAGTCGAGGACTCGCTCTACACCCAGGGCCGGCGCGGTGTCGCCGGCACCGTGGTGGTCGAGAAGATCGTCGGCGCCGCCGCCGAGGACGGCGCCGACCTTGCCGCCTGTCAGGCCCTGGGCGCGAGAGTCAACACGGCGACCGGCTCGATGGGCGTGGCGCTGACCAGCTGCACCGTGCCCGCCGCCGGCAAGCCGACCTTCGAGCTCGGCGAGGGCGAGATGGAAATGGGCGTCGGCATCCACGGCGAGCCGGGCCGGCGCCGGGTCGCCCTGGCGAGCGCGGAGGAGATCGCGGCCGAGATGGTCGGCGCCATCTCCGAGGCCCTTGCGCCGAAAAACGGCGAGCGGGTTCTTTTGTTCGTCAACGGGATGGGCGGCACGCCTCTGATGGAGCTTTATCTGGTCTACCAGGCCGCGGCGACGCTCTGCCGGGACCGCGGGCTCACCATCGCCCGTTCCCTGGTGGGCAACTACTGCACCTCGCTCGACATGGCCGGCTGCTCGATCACCCTCACCCGGCTCGACGACGAGATGCTCCGGCTCTGGGACGCGCCGGTCCACACCGCGGCCCTGCGCTGGGGCGCGTGA
- a CDS encoding TAXI family TRAP transporter solute-binding subunit — protein sequence MSHSLSKALVLAVATAAVSIGFAASQPAEAGSAAKLREQVNRGTVGIVAGDMHSATVRMSRDLAAVLDDGDNRRVLTVVGKGSVQNILDLLYLRDIDVAIVQSDVLEYFKARSVHPDVENAIRYLAKLHNEELHLLVRDDIQSIDDLAGKPVSFGALGSGTYITASILFGALKVGVQPLMLDQSLALEKLKAGKIAGLVSVVGKPARLFTEITSEDGLKLLPVPLPPKLLEAYLPAKLTSDDYPDLIAADAPLQTVGVGSVMAVYNWNPNNWRYAKVERFTEAFFAEFESLHGPGRHPKWAEVNLAAELPGWQRFGPAQRWLEDHRGKRSVEVAEGELLLEFQRFLSQAKIGEVPPSQESKETLFEEFERWMSATRN from the coding sequence ATGTCACACAGTCTGTCCAAGGCCTTGGTTCTGGCCGTTGCTACCGCAGCGGTTTCGATCGGCTTCGCCGCCTCGCAGCCTGCCGAAGCGGGCAGTGCCGCGAAGCTGCGCGAGCAGGTCAACCGCGGCACCGTCGGGATCGTCGCCGGCGACATGCACAGCGCCACGGTCCGCATGTCGAGGGACCTCGCGGCGGTTCTCGACGACGGCGACAACCGGCGGGTCCTCACCGTGGTCGGCAAGGGCTCGGTTCAGAACATCCTCGACCTGCTCTACCTGCGCGATATCGACGTCGCCATCGTACAGTCGGATGTCCTGGAGTATTTCAAGGCCCGAAGCGTCCATCCGGATGTCGAGAACGCGATCCGCTATCTGGCCAAGCTGCACAACGAGGAACTGCACCTGCTGGTCCGCGACGACATCCAGAGCATCGACGATCTGGCCGGCAAGCCCGTGAGCTTCGGCGCCCTCGGCAGTGGCACCTACATCACCGCGTCGATCCTCTTCGGGGCCCTGAAGGTCGGTGTCCAGCCGCTGATGCTCGACCAGTCCCTGGCCCTGGAGAAGTTGAAGGCCGGCAAGATCGCCGGCCTGGTCTCCGTCGTCGGCAAGCCTGCCCGCCTCTTTACCGAGATCACGTCGGAAGACGGCCTCAAGCTTCTGCCGGTGCCGCTGCCGCCGAAGCTCCTTGAGGCCTACCTGCCGGCCAAGCTGACCAGCGACGACTATCCGGATCTGATCGCGGCAGACGCGCCGCTCCAGACCGTCGGCGTCGGCAGCGTCATGGCGGTCTACAACTGGAACCCGAACAACTGGCGCTACGCCAAGGTCGAGAGGTTCACCGAAGCCTTCTTCGCGGAGTTCGAGTCGCTCCACGGCCCGGGCCGCCATCCCAAGTGGGCCGAGGTCAACCTCGCCGCCGAGCTGCCGGGGTGGCAGCGCTTCGGGCCCGCGCAGCGCTGGCTGGAGGACCACAGGGGCAAGCGCTCGGTCGAGGTCGCCGAGGGCGAGCTGCTGCTCGAGTTCCAGCGCTTCCTGAGTCAGGCCAAGATCGGCGAGGTGCCCCCTTCGCAGGAGTCGAAGGAGACCCTCTTCGAGGAGTTCGAGCGCTGGATGAGCGCGACCAGGAACTGA
- a CDS encoding SDR family oxidoreductase, whose translation MYLEKYDLSGRSAVVTGGGRSIGLACCEALSEAGAQVVIAEVDMAEAEAGRDILRGKGYDAEIVEMDVTAPDRVTAVADQIAAARGGIDILVCNAGIARSETPAEEVTDEHWLNVVDVNLNGVFWCCRAFGRHMLQAGRGAVVNIGSMSGFIVNKPQEQSYYNASKAAVHHLTKSLAAEWAGRGVRVNAVAPTYINTPLTAFVKENPALYDVWMASTPMGRMGEVDEIASAVLFLASDAASLMTGSVVLVDGGYTCW comes from the coding sequence ATGTATCTGGAGAAATACGACCTGTCGGGGCGCAGCGCCGTTGTCACCGGCGGCGGCCGCAGCATCGGCCTGGCCTGCTGCGAGGCCCTCTCGGAGGCCGGTGCGCAGGTCGTCATCGCCGAGGTCGACATGGCCGAGGCCGAGGCCGGCCGCGACATCCTGCGCGGCAAGGGCTATGACGCCGAGATCGTCGAGATGGACGTCACGGCCCCGGACCGGGTCACAGCCGTTGCCGACCAGATCGCCGCCGCCCGCGGCGGCATCGACATCCTGGTCTGCAATGCGGGCATCGCGCGCAGCGAGACCCCGGCGGAAGAGGTGACCGACGAGCACTGGCTGAACGTCGTCGACGTCAACCTCAACGGCGTCTTCTGGTGCTGCCGCGCCTTCGGCCGGCACATGCTGCAAGCCGGCAGGGGCGCGGTGGTCAACATCGGCTCGATGTCCGGTTTCATCGTCAACAAGCCGCAGGAGCAGTCCTACTACAACGCCTCCAAGGCCGCCGTGCACCACCTGACCAAGTCCCTGGCCGCCGAGTGGGCCGGCCGCGGGGTGCGGGTCAACGCCGTGGCGCCGACCTATATCAACACGCCGCTGACCGCCTTCGTGAAAGAGAACCCGGCGCTCTACGACGTCTGGATGGCCAGCACGCCCATGGGCCGCATGGGCGAGGTCGACGAGATCGCCTCGGCCGTGCTGTTCCTGGCCTCCGACGCCGCTAGCCTGATGACCGGCTCGGTGGTCCTGGTCGACGGCGGCTACACCTGCTGGTAG